One genomic region from Vibrio sp. SCSIO 43137 encodes:
- the ylqF gene encoding ribosome biogenesis GTPase YlqF, which produces MVNNNIQWFPGHMHKARKEIEECIPQVDVIIEVLDARIPFSSENPLISTLRGDKPCVKVLNKRDLADPESTQKWIDHFEQESGVKAMAITTSIPQEVHKIMELCRKLAPNREAMGKNIRTMIMGIPNVGKSTIINTLAGRTIAQTGNQPAVTRRQQRINLQNGIVLSDTPGILWPKVENPHSGFRLAATGAIKDTAMEYDEVAFYTVEYLAAQYPQLLKERYKIDELPESELELMEAIGSKRGCLRAGGRVDLHKASEILLHELRDGTLGLITLELPHMIDKELVEVAEETARKEEAKAKKKEERRKRYLRNKR; this is translated from the coding sequence ATGGTTAACAATAATATCCAGTGGTTTCCTGGCCATATGCATAAGGCAAGAAAGGAGATCGAAGAGTGTATTCCGCAAGTCGATGTCATTATTGAAGTTCTTGATGCCCGTATTCCTTTCAGTAGCGAGAATCCTCTTATCTCCACGCTCCGGGGCGATAAACCTTGCGTAAAGGTACTGAATAAACGTGATCTGGCCGACCCTGAATCGACTCAAAAATGGATCGACCATTTCGAACAGGAGAGTGGCGTTAAAGCTATGGCCATTACCACTTCGATACCTCAGGAAGTGCATAAGATTATGGAACTGTGCCGCAAGCTGGCACCTAACCGTGAAGCCATGGGCAAAAACATTCGCACCATGATTATGGGCATTCCCAATGTGGGTAAATCAACCATTATCAATACTCTGGCTGGCAGAACTATCGCCCAGACCGGTAACCAGCCGGCAGTAACGCGTCGCCAGCAACGTATTAATCTGCAAAACGGCATTGTTCTTTCTGATACTCCGGGCATTTTGTGGCCTAAAGTAGAAAACCCGCATAGTGGTTTCAGGCTGGCAGCAACAGGTGCCATTAAAGACACCGCCATGGAGTATGATGAAGTTGCTTTTTATACCGTTGAGTATCTGGCCGCCCAATACCCGCAGTTGCTAAAAGAGCGCTATAAAATTGATGAACTTCCGGAGAGTGAGCTTGAATTGATGGAAGCCATTGGCAGTAAACGTGGTTGCCTGCGTGCAGGCGGACGGGTTGATCTGCACAAAGCGTCTGAAATTCTGCTTCATGAACTTCGTGACGGAACATTAGGCCTGATCACTCTGGAACTGCCTCATATGATCGATAAAGAGCTGGTTGAAGTAGCCGAAGAGACGGCCAGAAAAGAAGAAGCAAAAGCGAAGAAGAAAGAGGAGCGCAGAAAGCGTTACCTGAGAAACAAACGCTAA
- a CDS encoding LysR family transcriptional regulator: MRADDLILFAQVVELGSFSKVAEANSLTNSVVSKRIARLEEEIGVQLLYRTTRKLTLTEAGKVLTNGAKNVKQSTQEAMDAVAGFGESVSGNIKMSVPTISGDLILADAVAEFCNMHPGLSVDMSLDNRFVDLVEGGYDLVIRTGYLEDSSLIARHILDSQWVVCASPSYIARNGKPTDPQHLAQHNCLQYAYQTTGASEWEFKGSDGNYIVRVSGSFSTDNATALRKAALGGHGIAYVPRCLVYHDFRNGQLVDLFPEQVGKRLGIYAVYPFTRQPPNKVKLLIEHIRARYLAISHYF, from the coding sequence ATGCGTGCAGATGACTTAATCCTGTTTGCTCAGGTTGTAGAATTAGGAAGTTTTAGTAAGGTGGCGGAAGCAAATAGCCTTACAAATTCAGTGGTTAGCAAGAGAATCGCCCGCCTGGAGGAAGAAATCGGCGTTCAACTATTATATCGGACAACGCGTAAATTAACGTTAACAGAAGCGGGTAAGGTGTTAACGAATGGTGCCAAAAATGTGAAGCAATCTACACAGGAGGCTATGGACGCAGTTGCAGGTTTTGGTGAGAGTGTCAGCGGAAATATCAAAATGTCGGTGCCGACAATCTCAGGAGATCTGATTCTTGCTGATGCGGTTGCCGAGTTTTGTAATATGCACCCGGGTTTATCGGTCGATATGTCTCTTGATAATCGCTTCGTCGATTTGGTAGAGGGTGGATACGATCTTGTTATCCGGACTGGCTACCTTGAAGATTCAAGCTTAATTGCCCGTCATATTCTCGACTCTCAATGGGTTGTATGTGCTTCACCTTCTTACATTGCCCGCAATGGTAAACCGACGGATCCACAACATCTTGCTCAGCATAACTGCCTGCAATACGCCTACCAGACCACCGGAGCCAGCGAGTGGGAGTTTAAAGGAAGCGATGGAAACTACATTGTCCGTGTTTCAGGTTCGTTTTCTACTGATAACGCAACAGCGCTCAGAAAAGCAGCCCTCGGTGGGCACGGAATTGCTTACGTTCCCCGTTGCCTTGTTTATCATGATTTCCGTAACGGGCAGTTGGTTGACCTGTTTCCGGAACAGGTAGGTAAGCGGCTCGGCATATATGCGGTTTATCCTTTTACCAGACAACCTCCCAATAAGGTTAAACTACTTATTGAGCATATTCGTGCCCGCTATCTGGCCATTTCGCACTATTTTTGA
- a CDS encoding helix-turn-helix domain-containing protein: protein MEKLNREICKMLKRQLKKEGISYKMLAEKMNISEVSVKRMMNLHQSISMERCIDICEIINVPLSKVISSAEKSLLVTPYYTVQQDELFYKRPELYSIFSKVLYENFAAEQLIQLYELEETSLYLYLRELEKVDLIKISTGLNFKLMVPQHIVFRESALCASYFKNQTIDGLKHELQEIAENDKSKFFLTSRLRLTEEEFSRYNKQIEEALQSATLLSQSRSYDDGETYEYTIVGMGARWFYEPTLKTPTNYIYQR, encoded by the coding sequence ATGGAAAAGCTCAATCGGGAAATTTGTAAGATGCTGAAAAGACAGCTAAAAAAGGAAGGCATTTCTTACAAAATGTTGGCGGAGAAGATGAACATATCTGAAGTCAGCGTAAAGCGCATGATGAATCTTCATCAGTCGATATCCATGGAAAGGTGTATTGATATCTGTGAAATCATTAATGTGCCTCTATCAAAAGTAATCAGCTCAGCAGAAAAGTCGTTACTGGTAACGCCTTACTACACCGTTCAGCAGGACGAGCTCTTCTATAAACGCCCTGAATTGTACTCAATATTTAGTAAGGTACTGTATGAAAATTTTGCCGCGGAGCAACTTATTCAGCTGTATGAGTTAGAAGAGACATCCTTGTATCTATATTTGAGAGAACTGGAAAAGGTAGACTTAATCAAGATAAGTACAGGGTTAAATTTCAAACTAATGGTGCCACAGCATATAGTGTTTCGCGAATCAGCTCTGTGTGCATCATACTTTAAGAATCAGACTATTGATGGCTTGAAGCATGAACTGCAGGAAATTGCAGAGAACGATAAAAGCAAGTTCTTTCTCACCTCACGCTTGCGCCTGACTGAAGAGGAATTCTCCAGATACAATAAACAGATAGAGGAAGCGCTTCAGTCTGCCACGCTGCTTAGCCAGAGCAGATCATATGATGATGGTGAAACCTATGAGTACACTATAGTCGGTATGGGGGCTCGCTGGTTTTACGAACCGACATTGAAGACACCTACAAACTATATTTACCAGCGTTAG
- a CDS encoding L-lactate permease: MSETLLALLAFSPILVAAILLVGLNWPAKRAMPVAFALTVVVALFAWDMSTTRVLASVFQGLGITVSVLWIVFGAIFLLNTLKHTGAISTIRNGFTNISPDRRVQAIIIAWCFGSFIEGASGFGTPAAIAAPLLVAIGFPALAAVLMGMMIQSTPVSFGAVGTPIIVGVNKGLDTHNIGEALIANGSNWEAYLQQITSSVALIHASVGTLMPVLMAMMLTRFFGKNRSWTEGLDILPFAIFAGLSFTVPYALTGVFLGAEFPSLIGGLVGLAIVVTAAKNGFLIPNSTWDFEDEKKWPSEWLGSLKIDLNETNTKPMSMAMAWLPYVLLAVILVASRVSAEFKGMLRDVSLSFSNILGEAGISTAIQPLYLPGGILVFVALIAVLLQSRSVTPLAKAFGESSKTLIGAGFVLVFTIPMVRIFINSGVNAADLASMPVTTANLAAGYVGEAFPALSATVGALGAFIAGSNTVSNMMFSQFQFEVAQTLTISSAVVVALQAVGAAAGNMIAIHNVVAASATVGLLGREGATLRKTVIPTIYYLLVTGIIGLVAIYGLHITDALMS, from the coding sequence ATGAGTGAAACACTACTTGCCCTTCTGGCTTTTTCACCAATTTTGGTGGCAGCCATTCTACTGGTAGGCCTTAACTGGCCAGCAAAACGTGCGATGCCTGTGGCATTTGCTCTTACCGTTGTCGTCGCCCTGTTTGCATGGGACATGTCAACAACACGCGTACTCGCTTCTGTATTTCAGGGGCTCGGAATTACCGTGTCTGTACTCTGGATTGTGTTTGGTGCCATCTTCTTGCTTAACACTTTAAAACACACCGGCGCAATCTCTACTATCCGTAACGGCTTCACCAATATCTCTCCGGACCGACGCGTTCAGGCAATCATCATTGCCTGGTGTTTTGGCTCGTTTATAGAGGGAGCTTCCGGTTTCGGCACCCCTGCTGCCATTGCTGCACCTCTGCTGGTTGCTATCGGCTTCCCTGCCCTTGCTGCTGTATTGATGGGAATGATGATCCAGTCAACTCCGGTCTCTTTCGGAGCAGTAGGAACACCTATTATCGTCGGTGTTAACAAAGGTCTGGATACTCATAATATCGGTGAAGCCCTGATTGCAAACGGCTCTAACTGGGAGGCGTACCTTCAGCAAATCACCTCAAGTGTTGCCCTTATCCACGCCAGCGTAGGTACTCTGATGCCAGTGCTTATGGCCATGATGCTGACCCGCTTCTTTGGCAAAAACAGAAGCTGGACTGAAGGTCTGGATATTCTTCCTTTCGCAATTTTTGCCGGTCTCTCTTTCACGGTTCCTTATGCTCTTACAGGTGTTTTCCTCGGTGCTGAGTTCCCGTCACTGATTGGCGGATTAGTCGGCCTTGCAATCGTGGTTACTGCGGCCAAAAATGGATTTCTTATCCCTAACTCAACATGGGACTTTGAAGATGAGAAAAAATGGCCTTCTGAGTGGCTTGGCTCGCTTAAAATTGACCTGAATGAAACTAATACAAAGCCTATGAGCATGGCAATGGCCTGGCTACCCTACGTATTGCTGGCAGTAATTCTGGTAGCAAGCCGTGTAAGTGCAGAATTTAAAGGTATGCTACGCGACGTAAGTCTGTCATTTAGCAATATCCTTGGCGAAGCGGGTATCAGCACTGCTATTCAGCCGCTATATCTTCCGGGTGGTATTTTAGTGTTTGTCGCACTGATCGCTGTATTACTGCAATCGAGAAGTGTTACCCCTCTTGCAAAGGCTTTTGGTGAGTCAAGTAAAACACTGATTGGTGCAGGCTTTGTCTTGGTATTTACTATCCCTATGGTTCGTATTTTCATTAACTCTGGTGTGAATGCGGCAGATCTTGCCAGTATGCCAGTAACCACTGCCAATCTGGCAGCAGGTTATGTAGGAGAGGCTTTCCCTGCCCTAAGTGCTACCGTTGGTGCGTTGGGTGCCTTTATTGCCGGTTCCAATACGGTTTCCAATATGATGTTTAGCCAGTTCCAGTTCGAGGTGGCACAAACACTGACCATATCCAGTGCTGTTGTTGTGGCTCTTCAGGCTGTTGGTGCAGCAGCAGGGAACATGATTGCTATCCATAACGTTGTAGCAGCATCAGCAACGGTAGGCCTGCTTGGCCGTGAAGGAGCAACTCTTCGCAAAACCGTTATCCCGACAATCTACTATCTGCTGGTAACAGGTATTATTGGTTTAGTCGCTATTTACGGACTGCATATTACTGATGCATTAATGAGCTAA